A window of Watersipora subatra chromosome 10, tzWatSuba1.1, whole genome shotgun sequence genomic DNA:
GTTGAAAGAGTATTAAAcctttcttttttaaatttaaagccaTCGATTCCAAGGAAACTAGAGTAAATGatgaaaataacaaagacaATGCTTTTTTAGAACTAAGCAAGAAATTACAAAACGCAAGCAAACATCTTCGGATTATGTCATTAAAAAAATCTCCGAGGTCGTCAAGTAATTATCgagaataaaatgaaaatgtgaacAAAATGACAGTCTGAAGCCAGTGAAAATGGAGAGGCGTTATGACTGGAACAGCTCTGTTGAGGTCTAAAGTTGATAGAACCCATCAGGACACCCAGGTGCTCCCTGATAACCGATGAGAGTTTATAGCTAAGATGTACTAGCTGATACTAGCTAAGATATACTAGGTGATGTCTAaaacaaaatgtgaaaaaataCAGCATATAAAATACCACATATAAAACACAGCATATAGAATACCACATATAAAACACAGCATATAAAATACCACATATAAAACACAGCATATAAAATACCACATATAAAAAACAGCATATAAAATACCACATATAAAACACAGCATATAGAATACCACATATAAAACACAGCATATAAAATACCACATATAAAACACAGCATATAAAATACCACATATAAAACACAGCATATAAAATACCACATATAAAACACAGCATATAGAATACCACATATAAAACACAGCATATAGAATACCACATATAAAACACAGCATATAAAATACCACATATAAAACACAGCATATAGAATACCACATATAAAACACAGCATATAGAATACCACATATAAAACACAGCATATAAAATACCACATATAGAATACCACATATAAAACACAGCATATAGAATACCACATATAAAACACAGCATATAAAATACCACATATAAAACACAGCATATAAAATACCACATATAAAACACAGCATATAAAATACCACATATAAAACACAGCATATAGAATACCACATATAAAACACAGCATATAAAATACCACATATAGAATACCACATATAAAACACAGCATATAGAATACCACATATAAAACACAGCATATAAAACACAGCATATAAAACACAGCATATAAAACACAGCATATAAAATACCACATATAAAACACAGCATATAAAATACCACATATAAAACACAGCATATAAAATACCACATATAAAACACAGCATATAGAATACCACATATAAAACACAGCATATAAAATACCACATATAAAACACAGCATATAAAACACAGCATATAGAATACCACATATAAAACACAGCATATAAAATACCACATATAAAACACAGCATATAAAATACCACATATAAAACACAGCATATAGAATACCACATATAAAACACAGCATATAAAATACCACATATAAAACACAGCATATAAAATACCACATATAAAACACAGCATATAAAATACCACATATAAAACACAGCATATAAAACACAGCATATAGAATACCACATATAAAACACAGCATATAGAATACCACATATAAAACACAGCATATAAAACACAGCATATAAAACACAGCATATAAAACACAGCATATAAAACATAGCATATAAAACACAGCATATAAAACACAGCATATAAAATACCACATATAAAACACAGCATATAAAATACCAAAATAAAACACAGCATATAAAATACCACATATAAAACACAGCATATAGAATACCACATATAAAACACAGCATATAAAATACCACATATAAAACACAGCATATAAAATACCACATATAAAACACAGCATATAGAATACCACATATAAAACACAGCATATAAAATACCACATATAAAACACAGCATATAAAATACCACATATAAAACACAGCATATAAAATACCACATATAAAACACAGCATATAAAACACAGCATATAAAACACAGCATATAAAACACAGCATATAAAACACAGCATATAAAACACAGCATATAAAACACAGCATATAAAATACCACATATAAAACACAGCATATAAAATACCACATATAAAACACAGCATATAAAATACCACATATAAAACACAGCATATAAAACACAGCATATAGAATACCACATATAAAACACAGCATATAAAACACAGCATATAAAACACAGCATATAAAATACCACATATAAAACACAGCATATAAAATACCACATATAAAACACAGCATATAGAATACCACATATAAAACACAGCATATAAAATACTACATATAAAACACAGCATATAAAATACTACATATAAAACACAGCATATAAAATATCAAAGATATCCCTAagttaatttaaagtttatgtagGTTAGACAAGCTCTGTATCTTTATCCCTACCATTAGACTATGCACCACCCATCTCCTGTATCTCCTGTGACACCAAAGCTACACCCCTATACAGCCAACTCTAACGTAAAGACAACCTGACCATACACCACCATTACCTATGCACCACCCATCTCCTGTATCTCCTGTGACACCAAAGCTACACCCCTATACAGCCAACTCTAACGTAAAGACAACCTGACCATACACTACCATTACCTATGCACCACCCATCTCCTGTATCTCCTGTGACACCAAAGCTACACCCCTATACAGCCAACTCTAACGTAAAGACAACCTGACCATACACCACCATTACCTATGCACCACCCATCTCCTGTATCTCCTGTGACACCGAAGCTACATCCCTATACAGCCATCTCTAACGTAAAGACAACCTGACCATACACCACCATTAGCCTATGCACCACCCATCTCCTGTATCTCCTGTATCTCCTGTGACACCAAAGCTACACCCCTGTACAGCCAACTCTAACGTAAAGATAATCTGACCATACACCACCATTAGCCTATGCACCGTCCATCTCCTGTATCTCCTGTGACACCAAAGCTACACCCCTATACAGCCAACTCTAACGTAAAGACAATCTGACCATACACCACCATTAGCCTATGCACCACCCATCTCCTGTATCTCCTGGATCTCCTGTGACACCAAAGCTACACACCTGTACAGCCAACTCTAACGTAAAGACAACCTGaccataaaaacctttttatttctaGCGACTATTACTCTATTTAGTTTGTTTCTAGGAATCTAGTTTTTACATCCTTATAGAAAGCATTTGTTAAATTATCTATGTAATTACTTGAAGGTCTTTGGGCTGTAAAACGAATTAAATGAAGTATTTGCACCAACATACGAAACAAATCACAAAATGAGTTAAATTCAGATACGATCGTGGACCAAAAACGAATCAACAGTTATAATAACAAGCTAACAACATCTACACAGATAAGGGTTTAAGGTACTAAAATATCTAAATAACTCACAGTTTGGATATATGCTGGCCAGCTGCAAGAGTACATTATTGGTCGTCCAGTTTTGTTCAGGGCCTTTGACATTGCCGGGTATCCTGAATTCATACCATGTAATTGGTGTGAGTAGAAGGCATGAAATCTTATATGAAAGAGATAATCGGATAAAAAGTACTTAAAGTGTCTATATTCTAAATTATTATAGTTCCCTTTCAAGCACCTGATAATTGCACAAACATGTAACAAACTTTAGTGCTAGCTTGTGACACTCTACCTAATTTGCTGCTCTTATTACTCAACTATTATccagggattacgtgtttgtcacaatttccatttctataacatttccataattcattttcatattatttccatttccataacatttccataatctatttccatattatttccatttccataacatttccataattcattttcatattatttccatttccataacatttccataatctatttccatattatttccatttccataacatttccataattcatttccatattatttccatttccataacatttccataatttatttccatattatttccatttccataatatttccataattcctttccatattatttccatttccataacatttccatattttttccatttccataacatttccataattcatttccatattttttccatttatataacatttccatatttctaaaataaaatttccatatccaattccataaaaattatggaaatatttatgtttatggaaatggaaaagtaaacatttccataaaatgtttagcgatccctggtgtgtacgtatgtgtgcgcgcttgcgtgtcaaatgagcgtgtgtatgtgtgcaatcgtcaactcttcccgaatatgtgattaatttatacataatatgaatatgatatttgcttgctaatatactttatttagggtccaggcaacatcaaaactgtatgctaccattgcctataactaagccagagacgatttgagatgttttgagagtttctttcagactcccttaatagtttctgtaagaccactgatgttagctgggtttgtgtgttaccattgtccgtacatgtagccaagtccagagacaatttgagttaatttcttccagaccactttaatagtttctgtaataccatggatgttagctgggtttgtgtgttaccattgtctatacatgtagccgagcaagagacaatttgagttagtttcttccagacccctttaatagtttctgtaataccactgatgttagctgtttgtgtattaccattgtctattcatgtagcctagtctatacaatataactcccctctgtttatatcttggattacgtgtatgttacaatttccataattcaattctatattatttccatttccataaaatttccataattcatttccataatttccatattatttccatttccacaccctttccataatttatttccatattatttccatttccataatatttccataattcatttccatactatttccatttccataagtcatttccatatttttttccatttccataacatttccataatttatttccatattatttccattttcataacatttccataattcatttccatagttttttccatttccataacatttccataatttatttccatattatttccgtttccataacatttccataattcatttccatattttttccatttccataacatttccataattcatttccatattatttccatttccataacatttccatatttctaaaataaaatttccatatccatttccataaaattatggaaatatttatgtttatggatatggaaaagtaaacatttccataatatgtttagcgatccctgctaTTATCACTCTTTTCTATCTCTGTTACACCCCACTACAAACATGAGGTCACACGCTATGAGGTCACAACCATGGAACAAACATGCTTGTCACCTCAGATGCAATGGCTACAAGCAAGAGCCACATTTTACTTTTCTGTTTAGAGTTGCGATACACTCACCGTATGCATAGTAACTGGCATTAGCATAACAGCCATCCAATTTAAGCATGTCCACTCCCCAGTCAGCGAATGTCTGCGCATCTGTTTCAAGGTTTGCATAACTGCCAGGATAACCAGCACAGGTTTTTGTGCCAATGTCTTCATAAATACCAAACTTGAGTCCTAAATTATGTATCTGTCAAAAAAGATTGAACAATTTCTAGCTACTCCGATCATGCAGTACGTTCCATCACCCCTAACGTTTTTTAGCCCACTGTACTCACCAAAAGATCTACTTCCTAAACCTCTTTCACAAAAAGTGGCTAGTGTGTAAGTTACTAAGTGTGTAAGTGACTAGTGCGTAAGTAATTAGTGTGTAGAGTAAATTAGAGAATGTgatttcaacaaaaacaaaccaaaattcAAGCTTCATTAGAGTCTATAGTGAAGTTTGAGAAGTTTGCAAGACTTCTCaaacttactaaaaacatatgctaatattttttGGCAATTTAGTGCACACTAACAATTACATATGAACAGGTTCGCGCAGGTTCGTGCGCGCACACACTACCAAACCATTATTGAGTTTATTCACGCATTCGTACCTTTGCAGTAAAGCACACTCTGatcatgtcaccaacaatgtcATAGAATTATTGTCCAGTAACAGTATGAAAAAGTAGAGTATTTTTGCACAATTGCAAAAATATTGTGTGAAACTCAGTTGCACAATAAACTGTGCAACTGAGTTCGACACACAAAGTTCTTCATGAGTCCAGAAAAGACAGACATCTTTAAAAAGAAATTGGATGACTGCTTACATATGCAGCTAGGGCAGCGATGCCACTTGGAAATCGGGCAGCATCTGGCTGAAGTTTGCCGTTACTATCGCGCTCTTTTGCTAGCCAGCAGTCATCTATGCTGACATATTGATAGCCGGCATCCTTATAGCCACCTTGTACTATCTTGTCAGCCATTGCTTTTATCAGTTTTTCGCTGAAACATAATGGAGACAAATCTATTGTGGTTGTATGTGAAATGTGTCATTTTTATAATACTTCCTTTCATTTAAATAGTTGAAATGAAATGTTTGGCACACTGTGAAATTTTGGTAGATATATAGCTGACACCAACTCAAACGCCAACAATGCATGAACCATAATCTGGCATTTACAACAAGTCATGCAAGCATAAAAGGTGGCAGCAAAGCAACAACACAATGTAGCAGATGAATTCATTCACGTAGCAAATAACTCCATGTATAAATGAATTCAAAATGTTGATTTGTATTTTGTATGGATATGCAGCTGCTACTAGCTAACAGTCAATGATTCTCGGAGTCCTTTTTATTTAGGGTGCTTGAAAGGCCATAACTAAACTACATTTGTCATACATTCCGTATATGGCACAACAAAAACAGTCTGTGTTGTAGCTGATTGACGTGTATTTGTGAACGTAACAAGGAAGATTTTCTCTCACTATATGAAATTTCACTAATCTTACAcaatactattaatatcacAAGTATTTATCTAGTAAAGTAGAATTCTATTCGTACAATAACCTTTCAATTTTACAAAACAGAAATCGGAGGCAAATCATGCGATTGAAAAAGTTGGTCTATGTAAGCAGCctaatcattttaaaaatgattacCTGATGCAATTGTCGGGATCATTGAGACAATCTGTGTTACAACGAAATCTTTCCCACGCCATCCAGCCCATAGGAGGGGTGAGTGCCAAACCATTGTCAAGTGAGAAAGTTGGTTTAGAAAGAGCAAGCAAAAGCAGTGGCATCAAACGTAACACCATTTTATTCAGAGTCTAAATAGTAAATAAGCAATAAACATAAGCAACATTTTTTTGTATAGCAATGTTATATGACGACTAAAAACACAATCACGCAAGCAACGTTTCAAATAAGTGATCAAATACCTAACCGAGTTTAAACAGTTATAaagcaaacaattaaaatatattatcaaaCTAAACACCTACAAAATATCTACGGTTACAGTTTATCACATCAGAGGAAAAAATCAAATGGGTTTTATATGAAACATAACGTATGCTTGACAATATCGGTGATGTTGccaaaaaagaacaaatatgCAAAAACCGCACAAACACATATACTGGTATTATTCATTTTGTTCAAAAAGAAAACCGACACCAGAGTAAATACATGAGTTCAAGGGGAGGCGCATCTGTCAACAACATGGCACAATTTGAACGAACTCGGACACGCCTACAATCAAGTGAATAAACACCAAATATTGTATCAcacaaaatgctttaaaattttattacgtCTAGCGCACGTCAAGGGGTTtagtcatagatatataaacctatatatctatgggtttaTCTGTCTATGGGTTTAGTTAAGTCATACCAACGTAAACATGAAGAAAACTACCATTACCAAACCATTACATAAAGTGCGATAAAACAGCTTCacgatacatgtatatttgtatattaatgTATATTTGCAAAATTTAGAGCCTATAATAAATGCTTATTATGCTTATATGTCCGCTAACGATGATGAGCTTCATCGTGTAAGAGTTATCGCATCCCTCTGGCTGGTACACGACACCGAACATCAATAGGTTGGAAGAGAAGAatacgtgtacatgtacatattgcgCATGTAGTTGTTAACGTAAAAAGCGGGAGTCATCTTTCTTTTTCAAAAAAGGCATATAACTTCTATACGCAAATACTTGATGGAAATGATGTTAGCTATAACTGGCCATAACTAAAAATAACTGCACAAGGTAGGCGAAGGCTAGTAATGCTGGTTAATTCCTAGACTAGTTTAGTACCTAATCAATGCACGATATGATTCCAAGGTTTCATGTCGTATTGGAGAGCCTCCAAGCTTCTCTAATACAAAAACATGATATTATACAGTACTACCCAATGATATTTTCCAGTAGGTTCTGGTAGGGGTCTGGCTCTCAACAATCTGAGAGCAATCTGTCTATCTTTCAACAATTTGAGAAAAAAGCCACGAACCTTTCTGAATTTTCTAAGCCGTGACAAATACTGATTAATAAGGTTCTTCATTTTTTTAACTTCGTCTGGACTTTCGCCATATAAGCATTATGCTCCAGCTTATATGCATGCAACTCACTGGTAGTCTGCAGTTCCGATAGTGTATTGGTTTTCAAAATATACACCTGAACACTCAGCATGGCTCGCAGTAAACATCTTACATAACTACTAGAAACCTATCATTATCTTATCTTATTATCTTTACATCACAAGAGAATCAACTATCATAAGCAACCTTGTAAACGCTATAGGATGTGagcatatataaacatatattgaaTTAAATTTTGGTCGTGGGTGACCCCACCCACGACCAGGTTTCCGGCTTTTCAAGCAAATCCAGGTTTCTAGCAGCAACACTAGAAATAGCTTGACAACTtttcatttattcgaaaagatATAAAGTCAAAATATGACACCAAAACATtggcatataaaataaataattagctGTGTTTTAATGTGTTGCCGTCAATAACGGCTCTGGAGTTTAGCAGACATTTGGTAGGTCACAGTGACAGAATAGGGTACAATGCAAGgcaaaaatgtttaattaaagCAGCATGTCATATGTGTTTGATGAATATGTAACGGGCGTTATGTGCACTTTACGCTTTCTCCTCAATAAGACCCTCTGCGATGAACATGGCAAAAGGAGTAATCTCATCATCTCTAAAGTCAACCAAAACTTGCATGCCATCAGGATCCATTTTCTCTCCTACAAAAAACCAAAGTGGAGGAGAAAAGGCCACCAAAGAACTTGCAGATATTATCCTGAGATAATTTAGTATATACTGTCACTTCCACTTTGcagtaaattattatttaataaacacTTGTGTACCCACACTTATTTATTCTCTGACTTACCTACGCCATCAACAGCATATATGTTATTACGTATTTAGCAAGACTGGAGAATGACACTTTGAGTTACTGTATTTCTTTAATGCAGTTTCATTAGATTGCCAAATGTCATCTTTAAAGACCTGATGATTTATAGGGACAAATGATCAGACTTGTTCAATTTTGTTTTCAGATCCTGGGACTGCCAGTCGTGCTGCACGATAAAACGACATTGCACGATAAGTGTCGATTTTGTGTGGGACGATATCATTTTTGGGCATTTTATAGGTCAATTCTGTAATGGGGTATATCGACGTTTTCgatgtcaaaacaataaatatctgTGTTTAATTGGCAAAACAAACATCGATTATTGCTGGCTTTCGTGACTCAATATCGGCACAGCACTAAttcctgaaaacttatttgCGAGCCCGCGGATCTCCTTATCTTTGCGAATCCTCTAGAAACAGATCGGCGAAGTAGAACAAAAGTTTCATAAATGTTAgtgagaaaagacaactcctaattctttttgtatttggaCACACTTATCACTCttgtatttgtttttttgtGAAACCTCGCAATAATCTATATTGAGAGTGCATAACTCTAAAGTTTCGATACTGAACGATATCAATAGATTACAGGGCCAATATATCATTTTGGCATGTGGTGTCATATCGCACAGCACTAACTGCTAGTAGCACGAGTTGACTCGATATGTCGCCAAGGCGTTTGAAAGAGAAAACATTGAATTTATTGCAGAGTGTATTCAATGACTTGACGCATTTTCAATGAAGTGCTATATTATCAATTGTATATTGATAGCAATCGTGCTATTTATTCAAGGTGTTTTAATGAAGTGTTCACCATATGATATAATGCATATGATACCAAATACATGGAAATACAAAATGTAATTTTACTGCAGAGTTAACGGAAAAGTTGCAAGCCTATTTactgtttttttattcaaattataaTCAAAACCATGTGATTGAAATCAGAATCCAAGTTTCCCTTTCATTATTTTTCGACTGATTAAAACTATTTTCAACGACAAAGTTTACCTCAATTATCTAAAACAAAAAGACTAAGCTATTGAATTAAGTTAAAAATATGATAGAAAACTAACACAGCACCCTTTTACTAAAATAGAAACTTGATGAGATTGTAACGAGTCATACCCAAGGCAAATGTTCGTCGTTGCAACAGCCTACCAATAGCCATTGGCAACAAATCTATAACTGCACATCTTTAGGTAATAAATATGGAGACAGCCTTAGTTCAATTTTTATAAACTAGCCAGGCATCACATTTCACTTACATTCTGACCAGTGTTGAAAGAATATCAAGGAACAATATCAAGTGACAGACAATTCTTAGTGTTTTTAAGGGACCTATTCATCAAAAGCTAAGAATAAATGCCACACAAACTTGTGTTGCCAACTATGTcacaattttataatataaacgAAATATCTAGTCAACCCGCTTACCAAAATTATTTTCCGTATTGCAAAGTCTATATATCCTAAAAACTAGACTTTTTAAACATTTGAGTTCTTTGAAATCCTGCAAACATTAGGTGGTTTCAAATTACCTGAAAACACTTCCATTTTGTCTATTCCCTTTTTAACCATGGACTTGACATGAGCAGACATATTGTCTTCAAACTTCTTCATATCTTCCTCAGATCGTCCATTCTCCTTCATTTTGCCTTTGACAGCTTTGAGATAAGGCTTAATATGAG
This region includes:
- the LOC137405739 gene encoding uncharacterized protein encodes the protein MIIFKDIITGDELFTDSFNIIRRDGIIEVNCKMVSESTEIDESLIGGNASAEEASEGVESAEKKGYDVVIQNRLAEQPPFDKKGFMAHIKPYLKAVKGKMKENGRSEEDMKKFEDNMSAHVKSMVKKGIDKMEVFSGEKMDPDGMQVLVDFRDDEITPFAMFIAEGLIEEKA